The following nucleotide sequence is from Azoarcus sp. CIB.
GCGCTTCTCGACGAAGGCCGCGACCGCTTCCATGTGATCTTCGGTGTGATGGGCAAGCGCCTGGTAGGCCGCCGACATCTCCAGCAGCGAATCGAGACGCATGTGCTGGCCTTCACGCAGCAGGCGCTTGGTGAGGCGCAGGCCGTGGGCCGGATTTGCCGCCATACGCCGCGCAATGCCCAGCGCCGCGGTCTCGAGCTCGGCAGCGGGTACCACCTCGGTCACCAGGCCCCACGCGAGCGCGGTCTGGGCGTCGATCGTGTCGCCGGTAAACGCCATCAGGCTGGCCCTGGGCATACCGACGATGCGCGGCAGCAGCCACGCACCGCCATCACCCGGCACGATGCCGAGCTTCACGAAGCTTTCCGCGAACTTCGCGGTGTCGGCGGCGATGCGCACGTCGCACATGCACGCCAGGTCCAGGCCCGCGCCGATCGCCGGTCCGTTCATCGCCGCGATGACGGGCACGTCCAGGTCGTAAAGGCATAGCGGGATGCGCTGGATGCCGTTGCGGTAGCTCTCGCGCACCTCGTAGGGCGACCCGGCAAAGATGCCGCCGCGTTCGCGCATGTCCTTGACGTTGCCGCCGGCACAGAAAGCCGGTCCGTTGCCGGTGAGTACGACGACCTTGATCGAGCGGTCCGTACGGACGTTGGCGCACAGGTCGACGAACTCCTGCATCTGTGACGGGTCTGAGAGCGCGTTGCGCGTCTCCGGGCTGTCCATGCGGACGGTGAGGATAGCGTCCTCGCGTTCGAGGATCAGAAAGGGTTTCATGCTGCAGTCTCCTCGAATCCGGCGAGCACGCCGGCGGTAACCAATGGCCACAATGCCTGGGAGCCGGCGCCGCACAGCGCGCGACCGAGTTGCTGCGACCAGTCGGTGAGCGAGCCGAACTCGCTGCGCCACGACCACAGCCTGCGGGTCGTCAGGTGCAGGGCGTGTTCGTGGGTGAAGCCGATCGCGCCATGCACGGCGTGGGCGACACCGGCCCCGATCCCCGCGGCCTCGGAGGCGCAGATCTTGGCCGCCATCACCGGCAGGCGTGCGAGCCGATCGTCCGACTCGGCGAAGGCCGCTTCGGCGGACATCACGGAGGCCGCCGCATGTTCGGCGAGGACTGCAATCTGGTGCTGGATCGCCTGGAAACTGCCGATCGGCTTGCCGAACTGCACGCGCTCACCGGCATACGTGGTGGCCATCGCCAACACGGTTTCGAGCGCTCCCGCGATCTGCGCGGCACGCATCATTGCGCCGCCAAGCTTGAGCACGTCGGCCGACAGTGCCGTCGGCAAAGCCGCGCTTGCGAGCGGCACCACCGCTTCGAATTTGAGCGTGTCGCGCGGTTCGGCAGCCGTATTCACGGTACGGACCACGGTCGCCGCCTCGGTCGGCAGGAGCACCACCGCGGGCGCCGCGCCCGCTGTGACGGCCACCACGTGGCGGA
It contains:
- a CDS encoding acyl-CoA dehydrogenase family protein, translated to MRDLFDSSVERLFSDLVTADAVLACEGGEWPTELWTAVEASGFTLALVPESLGGAGAAWADVCGVLRLAGRFNLPLPLPEAMLANWLLGASGLAAVSGTLSVAARGTLRLENGRVTGAAVDVPWGRHVRHVVAVTAGAAPAVVLLPTEAATVVRTVNTAAEPRDTLKFEAVVPLASAALPTALSADVLKLGGAMMRAAQIAGALETVLAMATTYAGERVQFGKPIGSFQAIQHQIAVLAEHAAASVMSAEAAFAESDDRLARLPVMAAKICASEAAGIGAGVAHAVHGAIGFTHEHALHLTTRRLWSWRSEFGSLTDWSQQLGRALCGAGSQALWPLVTAGVLAGFEETAA
- a CDS encoding crotonase/enoyl-CoA hydratase family protein: MKPFLILEREDAILTVRMDSPETRNALSDPSQMQEFVDLCANVRTDRSIKVVVLTGNGPAFCAGGNVKDMRERGGIFAGSPYEVRESYRNGIQRIPLCLYDLDVPVIAAMNGPAIGAGLDLACMCDVRIAADTAKFAESFVKLGIVPGDGGAWLLPRIVGMPRASLMAFTGDTIDAQTALAWGLVTEVVPAAELETAALGIARRMAANPAHGLRLTKRLLREGQHMRLDSLLEMSAAYQALAHHTEDHMEAVAAFVEKREPKFTGR